A stretch of the Chlamydia pecorum E58 genome encodes the following:
- the lptB gene encoding LPS export ABC transporter ATP-binding protein: MPILSVRNLVKKYNKKPVTNDVSFDINPGEIVGLLGPNGAGKTTAFYQTVGLIRPDAGQILFKNIDVTRKTMDSRARLGIGYLAQEPTVFKDLTTEANLSCILEIIYKGRKQQSHLLHTLVEDLQLTTCLHKKAGSLSGGERRRLEIACVLALNPSVLLLDEPFANVDPLVIQNVKYLIKILAGRGIGILITDHNAKELLSIADRCYLIIDGKIFFEGSASQMITNPMVKQHYLGDSFTY, encoded by the coding sequence ATGCCTATACTCTCCGTGCGTAATCTTGTTAAAAAATACAATAAAAAACCCGTCACTAACGATGTTTCTTTCGATATCAACCCTGGAGAAATTGTAGGTCTTCTTGGTCCTAATGGTGCAGGGAAAACGACAGCATTTTATCAAACTGTAGGGTTAATCCGCCCAGATGCAGGACAGATCCTGTTTAAAAACATTGACGTAACACGGAAAACCATGGACAGTAGGGCTCGTTTAGGGATTGGTTATCTTGCACAAGAACCCACAGTATTTAAAGACTTAACCACAGAAGCCAACTTATCCTGCATTCTTGAAATTATCTATAAAGGGCGTAAGCAACAATCCCACTTGCTTCACACTCTTGTTGAAGATTTACAATTAACCACATGCTTGCATAAAAAAGCCGGCTCCCTATCTGGAGGGGAACGTCGAAGATTGGAAATCGCTTGTGTCCTTGCATTAAATCCTAGTGTGCTTCTTCTTGATGAGCCTTTTGCAAATGTCGACCCCTTAGTAATTCAGAATGTAAAATACCTCATTAAAATCTTAGCCGGAAGAGGAATTGGCATTCTCATCACGGATCATAATGCTAAGGAACTCCTCTCTATTGCGGATAGATGCTATCTTATTATCGATGGGAAGATTTTTTTTGAGGGCTCTGCATCACAGATGATCACCAACCCCATGGTAAAGCAACATTATTTAGGGGACTCGTTTACCTATTAG
- a CDS encoding DUF1137 domain-containing protein, with product MTRFIVCGFLGLLGMLLLACGTLFIMLNFSKFCEPPCDKKRTEAVPPFLKIKKLGIRKEICSAHQKFFHCDIIKSHIELRIARKDVSCKEFLSRISGNIRTQELDRIMLFQGNSGLLDYLDGMLSIHNCCFRIDSLNEPLDPEDRISGGMKTFSLSLLRK from the coding sequence ATGACAAGATTTATTGTGTGTGGTTTTTTGGGTCTTCTGGGGATGTTACTTTTGGCGTGTGGGACGCTCTTTATCATGCTCAATTTTAGTAAATTCTGTGAGCCGCCTTGTGATAAGAAACGTACAGAAGCTGTCCCTCCTTTTTTAAAAATTAAAAAACTTGGAATACGTAAGGAAATTTGCTCTGCTCACCAAAAGTTTTTTCACTGTGACATTATTAAGTCACATATAGAGCTGCGTATCGCCCGCAAGGACGTCTCCTGCAAAGAGTTTCTTTCTCGAATTTCTGGGAACATCCGCACTCAGGAGTTAGATAGAATCATGCTATTTCAGGGCAACTCAGGTCTTTTAGATTACCTAGACGGGATGTTAAGTATTCACAATTGCTGTTTCCGCATTGACTCACTGAATGAGCCTCTAGACCCAGAAGATCGTATCTCTGGAGGCATGAAAACGTTCTCTCTATCTTTACTAAGGAAATAA
- a CDS encoding type III secretion system chaperone yields MLEKLIKNFATYMGITSTLEFDADGAYVLPIGEVIKVRVQQNADSDIVLSTSLGTLPPSADTKKIYLQMMVANFLGRETGGSSLGLDPEGQIMMIRKFSGEVSPEDFARHIECFMNFSEAWLEDLGLNSEQKQ; encoded by the coding sequence ATGTTGGAGAAATTAATAAAAAATTTTGCCACGTATATGGGTATAACGTCAACCCTGGAATTTGATGCAGATGGGGCATATGTTTTGCCTATAGGCGAGGTAATAAAAGTGCGTGTTCAGCAAAATGCAGATAGTGACATTGTTTTAAGTACATCCTTAGGGACCTTGCCGCCTTCTGCAGATACAAAAAAGATTTACCTACAAATGATGGTTGCGAACTTTTTAGGAAGAGAAACCGGGGGAAGTTCGTTAGGATTAGATCCTGAGGGTCAGATTATGATGATCCGGAAGTTTTCAGGGGAGGTGTCTCCTGAAGATTTCGCTCGGCATATAGAGTGTTTCATGAATTTTTCGGAAGCGTGGTTGGAAGATTTGGGATTAAACTCGGAACAAAAGCAGTAG
- a CDS encoding KH domain-containing protein, producing the protein MKDFLAYIIKNLVDRPNEVHIKEVQGTNTIIYELSVAKPDIGKIIGKEGRTIKAIRTLLVSVASRNNVKVSLEIMEEK; encoded by the coding sequence ATGAAAGACTTTTTAGCCTATATTATCAAAAATCTTGTCGACCGTCCGAATGAGGTTCATATTAAAGAAGTTCAAGGAACCAACACCATTATTTACGAACTCAGTGTAGCAAAACCTGACATTGGGAAAATTATTGGCAAGGAAGGGCGTACAATCAAAGCGATCCGCACGCTACTTGTTTCCGTAGCTAGCAGAAACAATGTAAAAGTCAGCTTAGAAATTATGGAAGAAAAGTAG
- the kdsA gene encoding 3-deoxy-8-phosphooctulonate synthase, which produces MNKDKMILIAGPCVIESEEAALQTAAKLHELLAPYADRIRWIFKSSYDKANRSSLASYRGPGIREGLNILAKIKATYGVEILTDVHSPQEAHQAAEVCDILQIPAFLCRQTDLLVAAGETGACVNIKKGQFLSPWDMQGPIDKILSTRNDNIMLTERGCSFGYQNLIVDMRSLAVMKGMGFPVIFDGTHAVQLPGALTTQSGGQTEFIPTLTRAAIATGIHGLFIETHLQPAMAKSDAASMLDIETFASLLPIWDQLFTFVQSLNLLPV; this is translated from the coding sequence GTGAACAAAGACAAAATGATTCTCATCGCAGGCCCTTGCGTAATAGAAAGCGAAGAAGCAGCACTACAGACAGCAGCGAAGCTTCATGAACTGTTGGCCCCCTATGCAGATCGGATCCGATGGATATTTAAAAGTAGCTATGATAAGGCAAATCGTTCTTCTCTAGCTTCGTATCGGGGACCAGGGATCCGAGAGGGATTAAACATCCTTGCTAAGATAAAAGCTACATATGGCGTGGAGATCCTCACAGATGTGCATTCTCCCCAAGAGGCGCATCAAGCTGCAGAAGTGTGCGATATCCTTCAAATTCCTGCTTTTCTTTGCCGACAAACAGATCTTCTTGTGGCTGCAGGAGAAACTGGGGCCTGCGTAAACATAAAAAAAGGGCAATTCCTCTCTCCTTGGGATATGCAAGGTCCTATTGATAAGATCCTATCTACAAGAAATGACAATATTATGCTTACAGAGCGTGGATGTTCTTTTGGGTATCAGAACCTTATTGTAGATATGCGTTCGTTAGCCGTGATGAAGGGTATGGGCTTCCCCGTAATTTTTGATGGCACGCATGCTGTACAACTTCCCGGAGCGCTAACCACACAAAGTGGGGGACAGACAGAGTTCATCCCTACGTTAACACGTGCAGCCATCGCTACGGGAATTCATGGGTTATTTATTGAAACGCATCTGCAGCCTGCTATGGCAAAAAGCGATGCAGCCTCCATGTTAGATATAGAAACCTTTGCTTCTTTATTGCCCATCTGGGATCAACTCTTTACTTTTGTACAATCCTTAAATCTTCTTCCTGTATGA
- the hemA gene encoding glutamyl-tRNA reductase (catalyzes the formation of glutamate-1-semialdehyde from glutamyl-tRNA(Glu) and NADPH; the second step of the pathway is catalyzed by glutamate-1-semialdehyde aminomutase which results in the formation of 5-aminolevulinic acid; functions in porphyrin (tetrapyrroles) biosynthesis; the crystal structure showed a C-terminal dimerization domain that appears to be absent in Chlamydial proteins) — protein MMLGVVGVCYRNAALKDRERVIVSLAALEEDAHLAQRLLGVRGAYVLLLTCHRAELYYCSESEEAAQTALFSRISALGVQPYGYRGRACFEHLFRVTSGIESLILGETEIQGQVKRAYLKASSVRQLPFALHFLFQKALKEGKALRSRTLFPRSQVTMESLVLETLEAYGKSRASSLLFVGYSAINRKIAASLYAVGFKNIVFCSQHRITLPYRAISYEDLSFSDPYEVICFGSSQLSKPFYEIPLENLAQIPQRVVFDFTVPRTCVSQQDSRGISYFDMEFLSKKIQSQLTFNLPCMHEENLFLLSAAKKHWQIYQKKCSHVFQNAVLSSCSNFFVSC, from the coding sequence ATGATGTTAGGAGTTGTCGGAGTTTGCTATCGAAATGCTGCGTTAAAAGATCGTGAGCGCGTGATTGTTTCCTTAGCCGCTCTGGAAGAAGATGCACATCTTGCCCAGAGGTTGCTTGGGGTTCGTGGTGCCTATGTGTTGCTTTTAACCTGCCATAGAGCAGAACTCTATTATTGCTCTGAAAGTGAAGAGGCTGCTCAGACCGCTTTGTTTTCGCGAATTTCTGCATTAGGAGTTCAGCCTTATGGATATCGAGGGAGAGCATGTTTCGAGCATCTCTTTCGTGTTACTAGTGGGATAGAGAGTTTAATCTTGGGCGAGACAGAAATTCAAGGACAGGTAAAGCGAGCTTATCTTAAAGCCTCCTCAGTCCGTCAACTTCCTTTTGCTTTGCATTTTTTATTTCAGAAGGCACTTAAAGAAGGTAAAGCTCTGCGGTCACGAACTCTTTTCCCTAGATCTCAGGTAACTATGGAGTCTTTAGTTTTAGAAACCTTAGAGGCCTATGGGAAGTCTCGAGCTTCCTCTCTTTTATTTGTGGGGTACTCTGCTATTAATAGAAAGATTGCAGCGAGTTTGTATGCCGTAGGATTTAAGAATATCGTGTTTTGCTCACAGCATAGGATTACGCTTCCCTATAGGGCGATCTCCTATGAAGATTTGTCTTTTTCTGATCCTTATGAGGTTATTTGTTTTGGTTCATCCCAGCTTTCCAAGCCATTTTATGAGATCCCCTTAGAAAATTTAGCGCAGATTCCCCAGCGTGTTGTTTTTGATTTTACCGTCCCTAGGACATGTGTATCGCAACAAGATTCTAGGGGGATCTCATATTTTGATATGGAATTTCTCAGCAAGAAAATCCAAAGTCAGCTTACGTTCAACCTTCCGTGTATGCACGAAGAAAATCTTTTTTTATTGTCAGCAGCAAAGAAACATTGGCAAATATATCAGAAAAAATGTTCTCACGTATTTCAGAATGCAGTTTTATCTTCATGCTCGAATTTTTTTGTAAGCTGTTGA
- the sctD gene encoding type III secretion system inner membrane ring subunit SctD, with amino-acid sequence MAARLVINEGPLSGVVFVLDQGESWLIGKDEASNDIPIEDPALAPSQAKIQKTADGYTITNVDASVPILVNGKQISGTVALKSSDIISLGSNQYTFFPEIFDADDVVYDFSLPAEDFSNASGNSADSNRQQAQRAAEPSSQQASVASEKSSAPTAKDQELAEAFLSSAKAEGSGAHSKSPEDLKASETFVKEAKAPQKEKEQPQESKSIMEENEASPEEQVPPQASPPPSSQAESPKPEASASQAAPVPDAPQNPAEAEQARPEEAPSEEPQPAAASSSQPAAESSQEEKGDENADPDIVEDADPEENKELEEGAPKEESQGEEEHEDNKDHVLAPFNIQDLFRFDQGIFLAEVEEGTHKSVSVDLSPPPRFLLKVLAGANIGAEFSLEEGRSYIIGSDPASADIVFNDISVSHQHAKISVGSDDVIMIEDLGSKNGVIVESKKIEHSSTLTANQVVALGTTLFLLVDHQAPSNTIVATFAPEDYGLFGRPQDAEAIAKQALEEEEEKQKRATLPTGSFILTLFIGGLAILFGVGTASLFHTKEIVPLEHVNYNEDLERIVKQFPTVRYTFNETNGQLFLIGHVKNSIDKSELLYKVDTLAFVKSIDDNVIDDEAVWQEMNIFLSKRPEFKGVSMSSPEPGKFVITGYVKTTDQASCLVDYLNIHFNYLSLLENKVVVESQMLKVISGQLLQNGFANIHVSFVNGEVILTGYVNNDSAEKFRTVVQELSNIPGVRLVKNFAVMLPAEEGIVNLNLRYPNRYRVTGYSKYGDISINVVVNGRILTRGDLIDGMTVTSIQPNAIFLEKEGLKYKIDYNK; translated from the coding sequence ATGGCAGCACGGTTAGTTATTAACGAAGGCCCCTTGTCTGGTGTGGTTTTTGTCTTGGATCAAGGGGAGAGCTGGTTGATAGGGAAGGACGAAGCTTCCAATGACATTCCTATTGAGGATCCAGCGTTAGCTCCATCGCAAGCGAAAATTCAAAAGACAGCAGATGGATATACAATCACTAATGTGGATGCTTCTGTTCCTATCTTAGTAAATGGTAAGCAGATTTCAGGAACTGTAGCATTAAAAAGCTCGGATATCATTTCCTTAGGGAGCAACCAATACACATTTTTCCCTGAGATCTTTGATGCTGATGATGTTGTTTATGATTTTTCCTTACCAGCAGAAGATTTTTCTAATGCTTCGGGAAATTCTGCCGATAGTAATAGACAGCAAGCGCAGAGGGCGGCAGAGCCTTCCTCACAACAAGCTTCTGTAGCCTCAGAGAAAAGTTCGGCGCCGACAGCAAAAGATCAGGAGCTTGCGGAAGCATTTTTATCTTCAGCGAAAGCTGAAGGGAGCGGAGCACATTCAAAGAGTCCCGAAGATCTTAAAGCATCAGAAACTTTTGTAAAAGAAGCGAAAGCTCCTCAAAAAGAAAAAGAACAACCCCAAGAGTCCAAGAGTATTATGGAAGAAAACGAAGCTTCTCCTGAAGAGCAGGTGCCACCACAAGCTTCTCCCCCGCCTTCTTCACAAGCAGAATCTCCAAAGCCTGAAGCCTCTGCAAGCCAAGCTGCGCCTGTGCCAGACGCGCCCCAAAACCCTGCTGAGGCTGAGCAAGCACGTCCTGAAGAAGCTCCATCTGAGGAGCCCCAGCCTGCAGCGGCTTCTTCTTCTCAGCCTGCAGCAGAATCCTCTCAAGAAGAAAAGGGGGATGAGAATGCGGATCCTGATATTGTAGAGGATGCAGATCCTGAGGAGAATAAAGAGCTTGAAGAGGGAGCTCCCAAAGAGGAAAGCCAGGGAGAAGAAGAGCATGAGGACAATAAAGATCATGTCTTGGCTCCCTTTAACATCCAAGATTTATTTCGGTTTGATCAAGGGATTTTTCTTGCTGAGGTGGAAGAGGGAACGCATAAAAGCGTCTCAGTAGATCTTTCCCCTCCTCCGAGATTCCTGCTGAAAGTTCTTGCAGGAGCAAATATTGGCGCGGAGTTTTCTTTAGAAGAGGGAAGGTCGTACATTATAGGATCCGACCCAGCATCTGCAGATATTGTGTTTAACGATATTAGCGTATCACATCAGCATGCGAAGATCTCTGTGGGTTCTGATGATGTGATCATGATAGAAGATCTTGGGAGTAAGAATGGCGTAATTGTAGAAAGTAAGAAAATCGAGCATTCCTCTACGTTAACTGCGAACCAAGTTGTGGCTTTAGGAACAACGCTATTTCTTTTGGTGGATCATCAGGCTCCCTCCAATACCATTGTTGCGACTTTTGCTCCCGAGGATTATGGCTTATTTGGCAGACCTCAAGATGCTGAAGCTATTGCTAAACAGGCTTTGGAGGAAGAAGAAGAAAAACAAAAGCGGGCAACTCTCCCTACGGGTTCGTTTATTTTGACGTTGTTTATTGGGGGGTTGGCAATTTTATTTGGTGTGGGGACAGCTTCGCTGTTTCACACCAAAGAAATCGTTCCTTTGGAACATGTCAATTACAACGAAGACCTAGAAAGAATCGTAAAGCAATTCCCTACAGTGCGCTATACGTTTAATGAAACCAATGGACAGTTGTTTTTAATAGGACATGTAAAGAATAGCATAGATAAAAGCGAGCTTTTGTACAAAGTAGACACGCTAGCGTTTGTGAAATCCATCGATGACAACGTCATCGATGATGAGGCTGTATGGCAAGAAATGAACATCTTCTTGTCGAAGCGTCCTGAGTTTAAGGGTGTTAGCATGAGCTCTCCAGAACCTGGGAAGTTTGTCATTACGGGATATGTGAAAACTACAGATCAGGCGAGTTGCCTCGTAGATTACCTAAACATTCATTTCAACTATCTTTCTTTGCTTGAGAACAAAGTGGTTGTTGAGTCGCAAATGTTAAAGGTTATTTCAGGGCAACTACTTCAAAACGGCTTTGCGAATATTCATGTGTCTTTTGTTAATGGTGAGGTGATCCTTACAGGCTATGTAAATAATGACTCCGCAGAGAAGTTTCGCACGGTAGTACAAGAGCTTTCCAATATTCCCGGCGTACGTTTAGTGAAGAACTTTGCAGTGATGCTTCCTGCGGAAGAAGGCATAGTCAATTTAAATCTTCGCTATCCTAATCGTTATCGTGTGACAGGATATTCTAAATATGGAGATATCAGCATCAACGTTGTTGTGAATGGCAGAATTTTAACTCGTGGTGATCTTATCGATGGGATGACAGTAACGAGTATACAACCAAATGCGATTTTTCTAGAGAAGGAAGGGTTGAAATATAAAATAGACTACAATAAATAG
- a CDS encoding toprim domain-containing protein produces MTTYSEASIISLASLEHIRLRAGMYIGRLGDGSQPEDGIYTLFKEVVDNAIDEYIMGHGSSLEITSKENTLTVRDYGRGIPLGKLIDCASKINTGAKYTEDVFHYSVGLNGVGLKAVNALSSEFTIRSIRNKKSLKAYYRQGVLQETQQSSTKDPNGTEVSFTPDAEIFANFRFQQEFLIKKIRQYTYVHPGLEILFNSESFVSKEGLKDLFHAEVPQGALYPPIFFQKDKLSFIFSHLDTHTERYTSFVNGQETLDGGTHLSAFKEAVVKGINEFFGKNFATNDIREGLMGCLAIKISSPIFESQTKNKLGNTQIRTPLIKEIKQGIIEYLRSDKATAHLLLEKIKTNEKTRKSIQLIKQGIKENQKKTHYKIPKLRDCKFHYHEQSLYGEASSLFVTEGESASASILASRDPHTQAVFSLRGKPMNVFSLEEAKMYKNDELFYLATALGFAKHGPQQLRYNKIILATDADVDGMHIRNLLITFFLKSFLSLVTGGHVFILETPLFKLRNHEQTIYCYSEQEKLAAIQALGKKSALEITRFKGLGEISPKEFKAFIGPKMRLAPVTISDPSGLPSLLQFYMGKNTKERKQFILDNLITDV; encoded by the coding sequence ATGACAACATACTCGGAAGCTAGCATCATTTCCCTAGCCTCTTTAGAGCATATCCGCCTGCGCGCGGGAATGTACATAGGCAGACTAGGAGACGGCTCCCAACCCGAAGATGGTATTTATACTTTATTCAAAGAAGTTGTAGATAATGCCATTGATGAATACATCATGGGGCATGGAAGCTCTTTAGAGATTACCTCTAAAGAGAATACGCTTACGGTTCGTGATTATGGGCGAGGGATTCCCTTGGGGAAGCTTATTGATTGTGCCTCTAAAATCAATACGGGAGCAAAATATACTGAAGATGTCTTTCATTATTCTGTAGGGCTGAACGGCGTGGGGCTTAAGGCTGTCAATGCTCTATCCAGTGAATTTACTATTCGCTCTATACGCAACAAAAAATCTCTTAAAGCATATTATCGCCAGGGAGTGCTTCAAGAAACTCAACAAAGTTCTACAAAGGATCCCAACGGCACGGAAGTTTCCTTCACTCCAGATGCAGAAATTTTTGCCAACTTTCGTTTTCAGCAGGAATTCCTAATCAAAAAAATCCGTCAATATACCTATGTGCACCCTGGACTAGAAATCTTATTTAACTCGGAATCTTTTGTCTCTAAAGAGGGCCTCAAAGACCTCTTTCATGCAGAAGTTCCTCAAGGAGCGTTGTATCCTCCTATTTTCTTCCAGAAAGATAAGCTCTCGTTTATCTTTTCCCATTTAGACACCCATACAGAACGCTATACTTCCTTTGTTAATGGCCAGGAAACTCTAGATGGAGGAACACATCTGAGTGCCTTTAAGGAGGCTGTAGTTAAAGGGATCAACGAGTTTTTTGGGAAGAACTTTGCCACAAACGATATCCGCGAAGGACTTATGGGATGCCTTGCCATAAAGATTTCTTCTCCTATTTTTGAATCACAGACCAAAAACAAACTAGGCAACACCCAAATCCGCACGCCCTTAATTAAGGAAATCAAGCAAGGCATTATAGAGTATCTACGTAGCGATAAAGCCACGGCGCATCTCTTATTGGAAAAGATAAAAACCAATGAGAAAACACGCAAAAGCATACAACTTATTAAGCAAGGGATCAAAGAGAACCAAAAAAAGACCCATTATAAAATTCCTAAATTACGTGATTGCAAATTTCACTACCATGAGCAATCTCTTTATGGTGAGGCCTCTTCCCTATTTGTTACAGAAGGAGAATCGGCCTCTGCATCGATTTTAGCTTCCCGAGATCCTCATACCCAAGCTGTATTCTCTCTTCGAGGAAAGCCTATGAATGTCTTTTCTTTAGAAGAAGCAAAGATGTATAAAAATGATGAGCTGTTTTACCTTGCGACAGCTTTAGGCTTTGCTAAGCATGGCCCTCAACAGCTACGTTATAACAAAATTATTCTCGCGACAGATGCAGATGTCGATGGGATGCATATCCGTAATCTGCTCATCACATTTTTCTTAAAAAGCTTTCTTTCTTTAGTGACAGGAGGGCATGTATTTATTTTAGAAACCCCCTTGTTTAAACTCCGCAATCACGAACAGACTATTTATTGCTATTCGGAGCAAGAAAAACTTGCAGCCATACAAGCTCTTGGGAAAAAGAGCGCCTTAGAAATTACAAGATTTAAAGGACTAGGGGAAATCTCCCCCAAGGAATTCAAAGCGTTTATTGGTCCTAAGATGCGCTTAGCTCCCGTAACAATTTCTGATCCTTCAGGGCTGCCTTCTCTATTGCAATTCTACATGGGGAAAAATACAAAAGAACGAAAGCAGTTTATTTTAGATAACCTCATTACAGATGTGTAA
- a CDS encoding DNA gyrase subunit A — protein MHDVSELFKTQFMHYASYVILERAIPHVLDGLKPVQRRLLWTLFRMDDGKMHKVANIAGRTMAFHPHGDAAIIEALVVLANKGYLIETQGNFGNPLTGDPHAAARYIEARLSPLAKETLFNTDLMCMQDSYDGRDQEPKTLPSKLPLLLLHGVDGIAVGMMTKIFPHNFSELIQAQIALLKNRPFTLLPDFPSGALMDATQYQDGLGSVLLRAKIQILDDKTLLIQEICPSTTTETLIHSIENAAKRGVIKIDSIQDFSTDLPHIEIKLPRGVHAEALLPALFEHTECQVELFSRPTAIHHHSPIECSVSTILKFHTEALQEYLQKELQLLLEQLEREHYHKSLEYLFIKHRLYDPVRERLSKATRVSQEHIHQTILSVLAPWLPELPALPTKADTGQLASLTIRKILCFREETYKKEISALEKKQLAVKKDLSRIKEYTIKYLQDLLNRYAHLGKRKTQITQFKNQRKTLLTI, from the coding sequence ATGCATGACGTTTCCGAATTGTTTAAAACGCAATTTATGCATTACGCCTCCTATGTAATTTTAGAAAGAGCCATCCCTCATGTCCTTGATGGCCTAAAGCCTGTGCAACGGCGTTTGTTATGGACGTTGTTTCGCATGGACGATGGGAAAATGCACAAGGTCGCCAATATTGCTGGAAGGACCATGGCGTTCCATCCCCATGGGGATGCAGCCATTATTGAAGCCCTCGTTGTTCTTGCAAACAAAGGGTATCTCATCGAAACCCAAGGAAATTTTGGGAACCCCCTAACAGGAGATCCCCATGCTGCTGCGCGTTATATCGAAGCGCGGCTCAGTCCTTTAGCGAAAGAGACTCTGTTCAATACTGATCTTATGTGCATGCAAGACTCCTATGACGGTAGAGATCAGGAACCCAAAACCCTTCCTTCGAAGCTTCCTTTACTCTTATTACATGGGGTAGATGGCATTGCCGTAGGAATGATGACGAAAATCTTCCCTCACAACTTCAGCGAGCTCATACAAGCACAAATTGCACTATTAAAAAACCGTCCCTTTACGTTGCTTCCAGACTTCCCCTCAGGAGCCCTCATGGATGCAACACAATATCAAGATGGTTTAGGTTCTGTGCTTCTCCGTGCGAAGATTCAAATCTTGGATGACAAGACCTTGTTAATTCAAGAAATCTGCCCCTCAACAACAACGGAAACCCTCATTCATTCTATAGAAAATGCTGCGAAGCGAGGCGTGATAAAAATCGATTCCATTCAAGATTTCTCTACAGATCTCCCGCACATAGAAATCAAGCTTCCTAGAGGGGTCCATGCTGAAGCTCTCCTCCCCGCGTTATTTGAACATACAGAATGCCAAGTAGAACTATTTTCACGCCCCACGGCAATTCACCATCACTCCCCGATAGAGTGTTCTGTCTCAACAATATTAAAATTCCATACAGAGGCACTTCAAGAGTATCTCCAAAAAGAACTGCAACTATTATTAGAGCAATTAGAGCGCGAGCACTATCATAAAAGCTTAGAATACCTCTTTATAAAACATCGCCTGTATGACCCTGTCCGAGAGCGTCTCTCTAAAGCAACACGAGTATCTCAAGAGCATATCCATCAAACTATTCTTTCTGTTTTGGCTCCTTGGCTTCCTGAGCTTCCCGCTCTCCCTACAAAAGCAGACACAGGTCAGCTAGCTTCTTTAACGATCCGTAAAATCCTTTGTTTCCGAGAAGAGACCTATAAAAAGGAGATCTCTGCCTTAGAAAAAAAACAACTCGCTGTAAAGAAAGATCTCAGCAGAATTAAAGAATACACCATAAAGTATCTTCAAGATCTCCTAAATCGTTATGCTCATCTAGGAAAAAGAAAAACTCAAATTACACAATTTAAAAACCAAAGAAAAACACTTTTAACTATTTAA
- a CDS encoding RluA family pseudouridine synthase, with translation MTEALSFTVTEPTLMRLDKYLAMMYPEYSRAFYQKHIVNHNVFINGEVQTKVSSRLSEGDVVTIHIQEKEELSELLPEEIPLHKVYEDSMIIVVNKPRDMVVHPSPGHHAGTIVHALLHEIGERLKQEFPEEPWRPGIVHRLDKDTSGLLITAKTLKAKKIYGELFAKKLLQKRYLAVCVGKPLQTQIHTRLARHPQKRKEFTVSSVGKEATTHCQVLAYNGKLSLVLLSPETGRTHQLRVHMKHSHSPILGDPIYGSSSANRVYGLDKQQLHAYSLDFIHPETHQPLKLTAALPEDMKALILKEFQNSFIMDKKLLGFI, from the coding sequence ATGACAGAGGCTTTATCCTTCACAGTTACAGAACCAACGTTGATGCGCTTGGATAAGTATTTAGCAATGATGTATCCCGAGTATTCCCGAGCGTTTTATCAAAAACACATTGTAAATCACAATGTGTTTATCAATGGAGAAGTTCAGACGAAAGTGTCCTCTCGTCTCTCTGAGGGAGATGTCGTTACTATACACATTCAAGAAAAAGAAGAGCTTTCAGAACTCCTCCCTGAAGAGATCCCTCTGCATAAGGTATATGAAGATTCCATGATTATTGTTGTGAACAAACCCCGAGATATGGTGGTTCACCCCTCTCCCGGTCACCATGCCGGGACAATAGTGCATGCCCTTCTTCATGAAATCGGAGAGCGATTAAAACAAGAATTCCCTGAAGAGCCCTGGAGGCCGGGGATTGTGCATCGTTTAGATAAAGACACCTCAGGACTCCTCATTACAGCAAAAACCCTAAAGGCAAAAAAAATTTATGGAGAGCTTTTTGCAAAAAAGCTTTTACAAAAACGATATCTTGCAGTTTGCGTTGGCAAGCCTTTGCAAACTCAAATTCATACGCGCCTTGCGCGTCATCCACAAAAAAGAAAGGAATTTACCGTCTCGTCTGTAGGGAAAGAAGCTACAACACACTGCCAAGTTCTTGCTTATAATGGCAAACTTAGCCTTGTTCTTCTCTCCCCAGAGACAGGAAGAACTCACCAACTTCGCGTGCATATGAAGCACTCGCATTCTCCGATTTTGGGAGACCCTATCTATGGCTCTTCTTCAGCAAACCGAGTTTATGGCCTTGACAAACAACAGCTCCACGCCTATAGCTTAGATTTCATCCACCCAGAAACGCATCAACCTCTAAAACTCACCGCTGCGTTACCTGAAGATATGAAGGCTTTAATACTAAAAGAATTCCAAAATAGCTTTATTATGGATAAAAAGCTCCTGGGTTTTATTTAA